The following are from one region of the Salvia hispanica cultivar TCC Black 2014 chromosome 1, UniMelb_Shisp_WGS_1.0, whole genome shotgun sequence genome:
- the LOC125200923 gene encoding coatomer subunit gamma-like isoform X1 codes for MRRLIVNRGDDCSTKKDYSWFMAIEKHAVITEVGGFGDPQFDKTRCLQINKKLLYLLNHGEAFTQSEAAALLSSAVNLYRFQDVHLRRMFHLIARDLCPIANEVPLVTSLLLKDVDTDNVAYRANVIRLLCQITNDTSLSQVLKCLKEARCDGNPMVENASFVCAINMLKRDPRMAIKLEQVYPRPTDFRTGKHIQFHSIYLDYVMGPVRRQECIIMKVGCVDDLYMDERLVILVFIAIGGLHPGSGYYSGYTSLLFPR; via the exons ATGCGGCGGCTGATTGTGAATAGAGGCGATGATTGTTCCACTAAAAAAG ATTACTCTTGGTTCATGGCTATTGAGAAACATGCTGTTATAACTGAAGTGGGGGGTTTTGGTGATCCCCAATTTGACAAAACAAGATGTTTGCAA ATAAACAAAAAGCTTTTGTATCTTCTCAATCATGGTGAAGCATTCACAcag AGTGAAGCTGCAGCTTTACTTTCTTCTGCTGTTAATCTGTATCGTTTCCAAGATGTTCATTTGAGAAGAATGTTTCATCTAATTGCAAGGGATCTTTGCCCTATTGCAAATGAG gTTCCTCTGGTCACTAGTTTGTTGCTTAAAGACGTCGACACCGACAATGTTGCATATCGGGCAAATGTTATCCGTTTGCTATGTCAAATTACAAATGACACATCGTTAAGCCAAGTTTTGAAATGCCTCAAGGAGGCTAGATGTGACGGCAATCCTATGGTTGAAAATGCATCCTTTGTGTGTGCAATCAATATGCTAAAG AGAGATCCAAGGATGGCCATCAAACTCGAACAAGTATACCCTAGACCAACTGATTTTAGAACAGGAAAACACATTCAGTTCCATTCCATATATCTAGACTATGTG ATGGGACCAGTACGTCGTCAAGAGTGCATTATCATGAAAGTGGGTTGTGTTGACGACCTTTATATGGACGAGCGTCTTGTCATTCTGGTCTTCATCGCCATTGGGGGCTTGCATCCTGGCTCGGGGTATTACTCAG GATACACAAGCTTGCTCTTCCCTCGATAA
- the LOC125200923 gene encoding coatomer subunit gamma-like isoform X2 yields the protein MRRLIVNRGDDCSTKKDYSWFMAIEKHAVITEVGGFGDPQFDKTRCLQINKKLLYLLNHGEAFTQSEAAALLSSAVNLYRFQDVHLRRMFHLIARDLCPIANEVPLVTSLLLKDVDTDNVAYRANVIRLLCQITNDTSLSQVLKCLKEARCDGNPMVENASFVCAINMLKRDPRMAIKLEQVYPRPTDFRTGKHIQFHSIYLDYVLVHDASSLGSVRWIYMLHELADGTSTSSRVHYHESGLC from the exons ATGCGGCGGCTGATTGTGAATAGAGGCGATGATTGTTCCACTAAAAAAG ATTACTCTTGGTTCATGGCTATTGAGAAACATGCTGTTATAACTGAAGTGGGGGGTTTTGGTGATCCCCAATTTGACAAAACAAGATGTTTGCAA ATAAACAAAAAGCTTTTGTATCTTCTCAATCATGGTGAAGCATTCACAcag AGTGAAGCTGCAGCTTTACTTTCTTCTGCTGTTAATCTGTATCGTTTCCAAGATGTTCATTTGAGAAGAATGTTTCATCTAATTGCAAGGGATCTTTGCCCTATTGCAAATGAG gTTCCTCTGGTCACTAGTTTGTTGCTTAAAGACGTCGACACCGACAATGTTGCATATCGGGCAAATGTTATCCGTTTGCTATGTCAAATTACAAATGACACATCGTTAAGCCAAGTTTTGAAATGCCTCAAGGAGGCTAGATGTGACGGCAATCCTATGGTTGAAAATGCATCCTTTGTGTGTGCAATCAATATGCTAAAG AGAGATCCAAGGATGGCCATCAAACTCGAACAAGTATACCCTAGACCAACTGATTTTAGAACAGGAAAACACATTCAGTTCCATTCCATATATCTAGACTATGTG CTGGTACATGATGCATCATCATTGGGGTCGGTCCGTTGGATTTACATGTTACATGAGCTTGCAGATGGGACCAGTACGTCGTCAAGAGTGCATTATCATGAAAGTGGGTTGTGTTGA